Proteins encoded in a region of the Paludisphaera rhizosphaerae genome:
- a CDS encoding DUF2905 domain-containing protein produces MGPVIILVGFGVILLGLVVWSGALSWFGRLPGDIRIERPGVSVFAPITSMIVVSLVLSAVLAAYRWFSGS; encoded by the coding sequence ATGGGGCCAGTCATCATCCTCGTCGGGTTCGGAGTGATCCTGCTGGGTCTGGTGGTCTGGTCCGGAGCCCTCTCCTGGTTCGGAAGGCTGCCCGGCGATATTCGGATCGAGCGGCCTGGGGTGAGCGTCTTTGCCCCGATCACGTCGATGATCGTGGTCTCCCTCGTGCTCTCGGCGGTGTTGGCGGCCTATCGGTGGTTCTCGGGGTCGTAG
- a CDS encoding peptidylprolyl isomerase, whose protein sequence is MRRIVLASFAVATAALGWNLAADRASAQQAAPGEPKVAMPSVTNPTEVIATVTDKGVTDNITKGEVFNVVTRYPIPPTEDRELVYRDAVDTLVNTKLVTQFLTRQKIVVKPEQVQEEIAKLEQGLKAEGKDLATSLLENGFSLDEIKKEMTDRLRWIEFVKAKATDAELKKFLAEHHDLFAGTQVRASHILLKTEPNATPADKEKVKAQLLGIKKQIDAGQIKFADAANKFSQDPANQGGAGGDLDYFNLNSGFIPEFTDVAFKLKKGQVSDPVETPFGFHLIQVTDRKEGKAPDFEQVKPYVTSAYAAELQRTLLTEARKSAKIDVKPMPKDLFPNVPVPVAPAGAAPAAKAAEPKAAAPKP, encoded by the coding sequence ATGCGCAGGATCGTGCTTGCCAGCTTCGCGGTCGCCACGGCGGCCCTCGGATGGAACCTCGCTGCGGACCGGGCCTCGGCGCAGCAGGCGGCCCCGGGAGAGCCCAAGGTCGCCATGCCGTCGGTGACGAACCCGACGGAGGTCATCGCCACGGTCACCGACAAGGGCGTGACCGACAACATCACCAAGGGCGAGGTCTTCAACGTCGTCACCCGCTACCCGATCCCGCCGACCGAGGATCGCGAGCTGGTCTATCGCGACGCCGTCGACACCCTGGTGAACACGAAGCTGGTCACCCAGTTCCTCACTCGCCAGAAGATCGTCGTCAAGCCGGAGCAGGTGCAGGAGGAGATCGCCAAGCTGGAGCAGGGGCTCAAGGCTGAAGGCAAGGACCTGGCGACCTCGCTGCTGGAGAACGGCTTCTCGCTTGACGAGATCAAGAAGGAGATGACCGACCGCCTGCGCTGGATCGAGTTCGTGAAGGCCAAGGCCACCGACGCCGAGCTGAAAAAGTTCCTGGCCGAGCACCACGACCTCTTCGCCGGCACCCAGGTCCGCGCCAGCCACATCCTGCTGAAGACCGAGCCCAACGCAACGCCGGCCGACAAGGAGAAGGTCAAGGCGCAGCTCCTGGGCATCAAGAAGCAGATCGACGCCGGCCAGATCAAGTTCGCCGACGCCGCCAACAAGTTCTCGCAGGACCCGGCCAACCAGGGCGGAGCCGGCGGCGACCTGGACTATTTCAACCTCAACAGCGGCTTCATCCCCGAGTTCACCGACGTCGCCTTCAAGCTCAAGAAGGGGCAGGTCTCCGACCCGGTCGAGACGCCGTTCGGCTTCCACCTGATCCAGGTGACCGACCGCAAGGAAGGCAAGGCCCCCGACTTCGAGCAGGTCAAGCCGTACGTCACCTCGGCCTACGCCGCCGAACTTCAGCGGACCCTGCTGACCGAGGCCCGCAAGTCGGCCAAGATCGACGTCAAGCCGATGCCCAAGGACCTCTTCCCGAACGTCCCCGTGCCGGTCGCCCCTGCCGGCGCCGCCCCGGCCGCCAAGGCCGCCGAGCCGAAGGCCGCCGCCCCCAAGCCGTGA